One part of the Saprospiraceae bacterium genome encodes these proteins:
- a CDS encoding acyl-CoA carboxylase subunit beta, which translates to MQQKKLELLNQKKEDAQLGGGLKRIHSQHSKKKLTARERIELLCDPGSFEELGMLVTHRTSDFGMEEQLYFGDGVVTGYGTVNLRLIYVFAQDFTVFGGSLSETHAEKICRLMDMALKTGAPVIGLNDSGGARIQEGVRSLAGYADIFYRNVRASGVIPQISAIMGPCAGGAVYSPAITDFILMVEQSSYMFVTGPNVVKTVTNEEVTSESLGGAHTHATKSGINQITANNDADCILKIKTLLSYIPQNCEEKTPKQEYIIANELRPALSTIIPEIATQPYDIKTVIIETIDSNSFFEIQEDYAENIIVGFGRLAGRSIGIISNQPMVLAGCLDVNASKKAARFVRFCDCFNIPLLIFVDVPGFLPGTDQEWNGVISNGAKLLYAFSEATVPRITVITRKAYGGAYDVMNSKHIGADFNFAWPSAEIAVMGAKGAIEIIFKKEIESASDPMKALLEKEAAYADKFANPYHAAARGFIDEVIDPSFTRIKLIKAFASLENKVDNLPKKKHGNIPL; encoded by the coding sequence ATGCAGCAAAAAAAATTAGAACTTCTAAATCAAAAAAAAGAAGATGCTCAGCTAGGAGGTGGGTTAAAAAGAATCCATTCTCAGCATTCAAAAAAGAAATTAACTGCACGGGAACGCATTGAACTGCTTTGTGATCCGGGGAGTTTCGAAGAACTTGGGATGCTAGTTACACATCGCACTTCAGATTTCGGAATGGAGGAACAACTCTATTTTGGTGATGGGGTTGTTACGGGTTATGGTACTGTAAACCTCCGATTAATTTATGTTTTTGCACAAGACTTTACGGTTTTTGGTGGATCGCTCTCTGAAACACATGCAGAGAAAATTTGCCGACTTATGGATATGGCTCTTAAAACGGGTGCACCTGTAATCGGTTTGAATGATTCTGGCGGTGCCCGGATACAAGAAGGTGTACGTTCTTTAGCTGGGTATGCCGATATATTTTATCGAAATGTAAGAGCATCCGGAGTCATTCCTCAAATATCAGCAATTATGGGACCTTGTGCTGGGGGCGCTGTTTATTCGCCTGCAATAACGGATTTCATTTTGATGGTCGAACAAAGCAGTTATATGTTTGTCACAGGTCCAAATGTTGTAAAAACTGTAACCAATGAAGAAGTTACTTCAGAAAGTTTAGGCGGAGCACATACCCATGCGACGAAATCCGGGATCAACCAAATTACCGCCAACAATGATGCAGACTGTATTCTAAAAATTAAAACATTACTATCCTATATTCCTCAAAATTGTGAAGAAAAAACACCAAAGCAAGAATATATTATAGCAAACGAATTAAGACCTGCACTCTCCACTATAATTCCAGAAATTGCAACACAACCCTATGATATTAAAACTGTAATTATTGAAACTATAGACAGCAATAGTTTTTTTGAAATTCAGGAGGACTATGCAGAAAATATTATTGTCGGATTTGGACGACTTGCAGGTAGAAGTATTGGAATCATCAGCAATCAACCGATGGTGTTAGCAGGTTGTCTGGATGTAAATGCTTCTAAAAAAGCAGCTCGGTTTGTTCGGTTTTGTGATTGTTTTAATATACCACTTTTAATCTTTGTAGATGTTCCAGGATTTTTACCAGGTACAGATCAGGAATGGAATGGAGTCATCAGTAATGGTGCAAAATTATTATATGCATTTAGTGAAGCCACTGTACCAAGAATTACAGTAATCACAAGAAAGGCCTATGGTGGTGCCTATGATGTAATGAATAGTAAACACATTGGCGCTGATTTTAATTTTGCCTGGCCAAGTGCAGAAATTGCCGTTATGGGTGCAAAAGGTGCTATTGAAATAATTTTTAAAAAAGAAATAGAATCGGCTTCAGATCCTATGAAAGCCTTACTTGAAAAAGAAGCAGCGTATGCTGATAAATTTGCAAATCCATATCATGCAGCAGCAAGAGGGTTTATCGATGAAGTAATAGATCCTTCATTTACCAGAATCAAATTAATCAAAGCGTTTGCTAGTCTTGAAAACAAAGTAGATAATCTTCCAAAGAAAAAACATGGCAATATTCCATTGTAA
- a CDS encoding 4Fe-4S dicluster domain-containing protein: MAIIITDECINCGACEPECPNNAIYEGGIEWAMAEGTKLTGTYILEDGTEVDVQSKLSPVSNEYYFIVPDKCTECVGFHEEPQCAAVCPVDCCVPDPDRRESNDKLSARQNTLHH, encoded by the coding sequence ATGGCAATTATAATTACCGACGAATGCATCAATTGTGGTGCCTGCGAACCAGAATGCCCAAATAATGCGATTTATGAAGGTGGAATCGAATGGGCCATGGCGGAAGGAACGAAATTAACAGGAACCTATATTTTGGAAGATGGCACAGAAGTCGACGTCCAATCTAAATTGAGTCCGGTAAGTAATGAATATTATTTTATTGTACCCGATAAATGTACAGAATGTGTTGGCTTTCACGAAGAACCTCAATGCGCAGCTGTTTGTCCGGTAGATTGTTGTGTTCCAGATCCTGATCGCAGAGAATCGAATGATAAATTATCTGCTAGACAAAATACATTGCATCATTGA
- a CDS encoding S8 family serine peptidase: MKTVWTILLSFSVFCISAQRQTTFQAHNGSHLEAQMPISIKQFVLSELINNQYYRLVKSDHLLSESEKLNLAKQGIEILEYIPNFYYLVSIRKDATTIESDNPVFSMVYEINSNIKLAENLLFGQTCFQEHGKNKIVLKYFKNIDQIFILEALKGASLTSERFYPTNQIVYLSLTNAEIQRLATMPWVQFMDCESAPGIPEDREGQSLHRVNLVKSNIKEGINLSGKGVKVMVRDDGSVGPHIDFQGRIQQDILNEIGDHGDGVAGILTGAGNYDPIVEGMAPGADLYVINYQPDFLDKTLSYHQNDGVVVTNSSYSNGCNVGYTIEAQVVDKQIYENPTLLHVFSAGNSNGADCGYGAGNQWGNVTGGHKIGKNVLTVANLDLEGKLEISSSRGPAKDGRMKPEIAARGTNELSTAPGNGTLVFGGTSAAAPGVAGVCALLYEAYKNKHNDQNPESALIKATIMNTATDIGSPGPDYQFGFGVIDAYRAYKLINDQRYQKQTINHGQEQEYTINIPVGSPLAKIMIYWAEPEASLLSKKALINDLDLEVIDPTGSILKTWALDPTPDQTSLAAGASKGIDTLNNVEQVSISYPIAGAYKVKIKGKFLPSNSVSFYLLYEIEDKILRLSYPIGGEKFNITELSQVHYTSYGADSVQINFSTDAGKTWNTLATQAPESRLKTIYIPNNLNSDSCLIELVQGNLTERSGYFTITNGVQAFRISKYCPNEIELSWNGSTKDSFLIYQLGAKYMAAIGSTNQTAIRLPNEDPRIKKWFSIAAYEKTALSRREYAISTPDTLVGCAFTRDLGIALSSKSKTDYFSCNDLFVKPIFYIINRTNKILSGFTIKAQSKSGIVSQQFTESVEPFDTTSVEFSNGIVVENFGVKVLTAWLDFNQDQNPYNDTVFIPIQILELPEKLGTYPMIENFGNSSIPSNWIQRNELDNSKWSIANVKGKNGFNGNVAYFTNQNTNFRTQSIQLISKTADLTNAVEPYLYFDFAHHNFAGSSFLDSIRIRVKQVCGNDFKETTFLSGASFELKTVDTTRNQNWLPTDSSWYWLAYNLSAFKGTKVVVEFEIVRGLNNRTFLDNVEIREKLPLTANADFNISPNPGCYAKQITFNDSSDINGTQYIWDLDAGGNPRTFFGKGPFTCRYTISGKKRVVLKVKSETNNDAIIIKELPLSVAASAGYSFNIVSGRMVAFKNTSVNGDRYLWDFGDGTNSTEFSPVHTFDSAKIYKVKLSVINPCGTYSRTVNVDLTLTASDDLISNNNILIFPNPVKDLLILKSEELITLYRILSTDGKIVLEIRNSNSKEIQIPMQKMQPGIYTIQVLTKNYSSIQKIEKI, translated from the coding sequence ATGAAAACAGTTTGGACCATTTTATTAAGTTTTAGTGTGTTTTGTATTTCAGCACAACGGCAAACAACATTCCAGGCACACAATGGCAGCCATCTGGAAGCGCAAATGCCAATTTCCATAAAGCAATTCGTCCTATCAGAACTTATCAATAATCAGTACTACAGACTTGTGAAATCAGATCATTTACTTTCTGAAAGTGAAAAATTAAATTTGGCAAAACAAGGAATTGAAATTTTGGAATACATTCCAAATTTTTACTATTTGGTTTCAATTCGTAAAGATGCTACTACAATTGAATCCGACAATCCGGTTTTTTCAATGGTGTATGAAATAAACAGTAACATAAAACTTGCAGAAAATCTTCTTTTCGGACAAACCTGCTTCCAGGAGCATGGAAAAAATAAAATAGTTCTTAAATACTTTAAAAACATTGATCAGATTTTCATCCTGGAGGCTTTAAAGGGCGCTTCGTTAACAAGTGAAAGATTCTACCCAACAAATCAAATCGTTTATCTCAGCTTAACTAATGCAGAAATTCAAAGGCTTGCCACGATGCCTTGGGTTCAATTCATGGATTGTGAATCTGCTCCCGGCATACCAGAGGATCGGGAAGGACAAAGTCTACACCGTGTAAATCTGGTTAAATCAAATATTAAAGAAGGAATCAACCTAAGCGGTAAAGGTGTTAAAGTCATGGTGCGCGATGATGGTTCTGTAGGACCTCATATTGATTTTCAAGGGAGAATTCAACAAGATATTCTAAATGAAATTGGCGATCATGGGGATGGTGTTGCTGGCATTCTTACCGGAGCTGGAAATTATGATCCGATTGTCGAAGGTATGGCGCCCGGTGCAGATCTATATGTTATCAATTACCAACCAGATTTTTTGGACAAAACATTATCATATCATCAAAATGATGGGGTAGTCGTCACAAATTCATCTTATAGTAATGGCTGTAACGTAGGTTATACCATTGAAGCGCAGGTTGTTGATAAGCAAATTTATGAAAACCCGACCCTATTACATGTTTTTTCAGCAGGGAATTCAAATGGAGCAGATTGTGGCTACGGAGCAGGTAATCAATGGGGAAATGTAACTGGCGGACATAAGATTGGAAAAAATGTACTTACGGTAGCAAATCTTGATTTAGAAGGAAAATTGGAAATAAGTTCTAGTCGGGGACCTGCAAAAGATGGTCGGATGAAACCTGAAATAGCAGCAAGGGGTACCAATGAACTTTCCACAGCTCCTGGAAATGGAACCTTGGTTTTTGGCGGAACCTCGGCCGCTGCGCCTGGGGTAGCGGGTGTTTGCGCATTGCTTTATGAAGCATATAAAAATAAACACAATGATCAGAATCCAGAATCCGCCTTGATTAAAGCAACTATTATGAATACCGCTACAGATATCGGTAGTCCAGGCCCTGATTACCAGTTTGGCTTTGGTGTGATAGATGCCTATAGAGCCTACAAACTAATAAATGACCAACGCTATCAAAAACAAACTATAAATCATGGTCAAGAACAAGAATATACCATCAATATTCCAGTGGGAAGTCCATTAGCTAAAATTATGATCTATTGGGCAGAACCGGAAGCTTCATTATTATCAAAAAAAGCATTAATTAATGATTTAGATCTTGAAGTAATAGATCCTACGGGCAGTATTTTAAAAACCTGGGCATTAGATCCAACACCCGATCAAACGAGTTTAGCTGCCGGCGCTTCAAAAGGCATCGATACCTTAAATAATGTCGAGCAAGTCTCCATTTCGTATCCAATTGCGGGGGCCTATAAAGTTAAAATAAAAGGTAAATTTCTTCCTTCAAATTCAGTTTCTTTTTACCTCTTATATGAAATTGAAGATAAAATTCTACGTCTTAGTTATCCTATTGGAGGAGAAAAATTTAATATTACAGAATTAAGTCAGGTACACTATACCAGCTATGGCGCCGATAGTGTTCAAATTAATTTTTCGACAGATGCAGGAAAAACTTGGAATACATTGGCAACGCAAGCACCGGAATCTAGATTAAAAACAATCTATATTCCGAATAATCTGAATTCAGATTCTTGCCTGATCGAGTTAGTGCAAGGAAATCTTACAGAACGCAGCGGATATTTTACAATCACGAATGGTGTACAAGCTTTCCGTATCAGTAAATATTGTCCAAATGAAATTGAATTAAGTTGGAATGGTTCTACAAAAGATAGTTTTTTAATTTATCAATTAGGTGCCAAATATATGGCAGCCATTGGAAGCACAAATCAAACCGCTATTCGTTTGCCAAATGAAGATCCGAGAATTAAAAAATGGTTTTCTATTGCAGCTTATGAAAAAACTGCCTTGAGCAGGAGAGAATATGCAATTAGTACACCCGATACTCTTGTCGGATGTGCATTCACCAGAGATCTCGGTATTGCATTATCTTCTAAAAGCAAAACGGATTATTTCAGTTGTAATGATCTTTTTGTGAAACCTATATTTTATATCATTAATCGCACCAATAAAATATTGAGCGGATTTACAATTAAAGCACAGAGTAAATCTGGAATTGTTTCTCAGCAATTTACAGAAAGTGTTGAACCTTTTGATACCACCTCCGTAGAATTTTCAAATGGAATTGTCGTTGAAAATTTTGGTGTTAAAGTATTAACAGCTTGGTTGGATTTTAATCAAGATCAAAATCCATATAATGATACTGTTTTTATTCCGATTCAAATTCTGGAGTTGCCAGAAAAATTGGGAACGTATCCAATGATAGAAAATTTTGGAAATTCTTCAATTCCATCAAATTGGATTCAAAGAAATGAATTAGATAATTCTAAATGGAGTATTGCAAATGTAAAAGGTAAAAATGGTTTCAATGGAAACGTTGCATACTTTACAAATCAAAATACGAACTTTAGAACCCAATCCATACAATTGATTTCAAAAACTGCAGATTTAACAAATGCAGTCGAACCTTATTTATATTTTGATTTTGCACATCATAATTTTGCAGGAAGTTCCTTTCTAGACAGCATCCGAATTCGTGTGAAGCAAGTTTGTGGAAATGATTTTAAAGAAACTACCTTCCTTTCCGGTGCTTCCTTTGAATTGAAAACAGTGGACACAACTAGAAATCAAAATTGGTTACCAACAGATTCATCTTGGTATTGGCTGGCTTATAATTTGTCTGCATTTAAAGGAACGAAAGTTGTTGTTGAGTTTGAAATTGTTCGTGGATTAAACAATCGAACGTTTTTAGACAATGTAGAGATCCGTGAAAAATTGCCATTAACGGCAAATGCAGATTTTAATATTTCACCGAATCCTGGTTGTTATGCAAAGCAAATCACCTTTAATGATAGTTCTGATATTAACGGAACACAGTATATATGGGATCTCGATGCCGGTGGCAATCCAAGAACATTTTTTGGTAAAGGACCTTTCACTTGCAGGTACACAATTTCTGGTAAGAAACGCGTCGTATTAAAGGTGAAATCAGAAACAAATAATGACGCCATTATAATTAAAGAATTGCCATTATCCGTGGCTGCATCTGCAGGATATTCATTTAATATTGTCAGTGGTCGCATGGTAGCATTTAAAAATACTTCTGTAAATGGAGATCGCTATTTATGGGATTTTGGTGATGGTACAAATTCTACTGAATTTAGTCCGGTACACACATTTGATTCTGCAAAAATTTACAAAGTAAAATTAAGCGTTATAAATCCTTGTGGAACGTATTCGAGAACTGTAAATGTTGATTTGACATTGACGGCATCAGATGATCTAATTTCAAATAATAATATTTTAATATTTCCAAATCCAGTAAAGGATCTATTAATTCTAAAAAGTGAAGAGCTTATTACACTTTATAGAATCCTGTCAACCGATGGTAAAATAGTGTTGGAAATTAGAAATTCAAATAGCAAAGAAATTCAAATTCCAATGCAAAAGATGCAGCCTGGAATATATACAATTCAAGTATTGACAAAAAATTATTCAAGTATTCAGAAAATAGAAAAAATTTAA
- a CDS encoding archaeosortase/exosortase family protein translates to MAAIAIWWNSKSPIFRFLSAFIALMLVFYIFYYSPIYENYLMNSILRIQAKLSNGILNILGYDTESNEDIIAGIDFRVSIKNGCDGIEATALYVFAILAFPFVSLKQKTKGLISGVLTLSILNLFRIAGLYIAGVHWKVGFEFLHLHGGVIIFTLIAILLWLIWLSQIKKYVVQ, encoded by the coding sequence ATGGCAGCAATTGCAATTTGGTGGAATTCAAAATCGCCGATTTTTAGATTCTTAAGTGCGTTTATAGCCTTGATGCTAGTTTTTTATATATTCTATTACTCTCCAATTTATGAAAACTATCTCATGAATTCAATTCTAAGAATTCAGGCAAAGCTTTCAAATGGGATCTTAAACATTCTTGGATACGATACAGAATCTAATGAAGATATTATTGCAGGGATTGATTTTAGAGTAAGTATTAAGAATGGTTGTGATGGCATTGAAGCAACCGCATTATACGTTTTTGCTATCCTGGCATTTCCATTTGTAAGTCTAAAGCAAAAAACAAAAGGTTTGATTTCTGGTGTGCTCACCTTGTCAATTCTAAACTTATTTCGGATTGCCGGATTATATATTGCCGGTGTGCATTGGAAAGTAGGTTTTGAATTCCTGCATTTACATGGAGGGGTGATTATTTTTACCTTAATTGCAATTCTGCTTTGGCTCATTTGGTTATCACAAATTAAAAAATATGTAGTTCAATAA
- a CDS encoding aquaporin: MNKYLAEILGTFALVFCGTGAIIINQQTQGAISQVGIAFSFGLIVMVMIYTFGNISGAHLNPAVTIAFALAKKFDRKELVPYILSQILGAFLASFILQYLFPTNNAMLGATIPLGTAMQSFILEFILSYFLMLVIVNVSTGSKEQGMFAGLAIGAMVLLEAMFAGPICGASMNPARSLAPAIVSGHSEYLWVYLIATTLGAACAIPTWKILYRQ, translated from the coding sequence ATGAATAAATATTTAGCAGAAATCCTGGGCACGTTCGCATTGGTATTTTGTGGAACCGGGGCCATTATTATTAATCAACAGACCCAGGGAGCTATTTCACAAGTTGGTATTGCGTTTAGTTTTGGTTTGATTGTGATGGTAATGATTTATACCTTCGGAAATATATCTGGTGCACATTTGAATCCTGCTGTTACGATTGCATTTGCACTTGCAAAAAAATTTGATCGAAAAGAACTTGTTCCATATATTTTGAGTCAGATACTAGGTGCATTTTTGGCCAGTTTTATATTGCAGTATTTATTTCCAACGAATAATGCAATGCTCGGTGCTACCATTCCTTTGGGGACTGCAATGCAATCTTTTATTTTAGAATTTATTTTAAGCTATTTTTTAATGCTTGTAATTGTGAATGTTTCAACAGGCAGCAAAGAACAGGGGATGTTTGCAGGATTAGCAATAGGCGCTATGGTATTATTAGAAGCTATGTTTGCCGGACCCATTTGTGGTGCCAGTATGAATCCAGCCAGATCCTTAGCACCGGCTATTGTGAGTGGACATTCAGAATACTTATGGGTATATTTAATAGCAACAACACTTGGAGCTGCCTGTGCAATTCCTACCTGGAAGATTTTGTATCGGCAATAA
- a CDS encoding phosphopeptide-binding protein: MKNSFLIPGFVILLCALSSCKSKIETNVSTQTKPVEVTLSAFEPSLEFADATISSMDYQKGMFKFSVQGNYQLGQQTPDAPQKMCANSDKGQHIHLIIDNKPYEAKYEAEFHYKIEDGSHFILAFLSRSYHESIKNPKAAVLVKAEIMDSTFKKLQPVTDPMLFYSRPKGAYVGNDTKKIMLDFYLSNCQLGAQYKVKAEVNGKEFLIDTWQAYYLEGLPMGENKIKLSLIDSTGALVNTPLNPVERSFTLQAEPGK, from the coding sequence ATGAAAAATTCTTTTTTAATTCCAGGATTTGTAATTCTTTTATGTGCTTTATCTTCTTGTAAATCAAAAATAGAAACAAATGTTTCAACGCAAACCAAGCCTGTTGAAGTCACTTTGTCGGCTTTTGAACCTTCATTGGAATTTGCAGATGCAACCATTAGCAGTATGGATTACCAAAAAGGGATGTTTAAATTTTCTGTACAAGGGAATTACCAATTAGGTCAACAGACACCGGATGCTCCACAAAAGATGTGTGCAAATTCAGATAAAGGCCAACATATTCACTTAATCATTGATAATAAGCCATATGAAGCAAAGTATGAAGCTGAATTTCACTATAAAATTGAGGATGGAAGCCACTTTATACTTGCCTTTTTATCTCGTTCATATCATGAAAGTATTAAAAATCCAAAAGCCGCTGTGCTTGTTAAGGCTGAAATAATGGACAGTACTTTTAAAAAATTGCAACCCGTAACTGATCCTATGTTGTTTTATTCCCGACCTAAAGGAGCTTATGTGGGCAATGATACCAAAAAAATTATGTTGGACTTTTATCTTTCAAATTGTCAGTTAGGGGCTCAATACAAAGTTAAGGCTGAAGTGAATGGAAAAGAATTTTTAATAGATACCTGGCAAGCTTATTATTTGGAAGGACTGCCAATGGGTGAAAACAAAATTAAATTGAGTCTTATAGATAGTACCGGAGCCCTCGTAAATACCCCATTAAACCCAGTAGAACGCAGTTTTACATTGCAAGCAGAGCCTGGAAAATAG
- a CDS encoding CRTAC1 family protein, producing the protein MNCQDHWNELAVGRDFFSGIPVSCADVNGDAIDDLLILDQGKKLWLGLNNGFGYFLWEALPYHELSPAWSVNVADIDRNGFNDILISGENTRGNILYQFQNGFVAELFDAGFFLSQAACIFDIDQDGWLDFTLCDDNSATRIYRNNQLGKLYRDTSILNLNLPDLSKTGGNYGCIWSDFDWDGDPDLYISKCRPGVTDPTDLRRVNLFYLKDSTQWIEKAKDLGLNIGDQSWISVFEDFDNDGALDVFVLNHYTPSRLFKQKSDHTFEDITNASGLNSNAISIQAMAMDFDNDGDIDILLVGTAVELWVNEGNMKFVKSPLTIGDKPFTSCASGDYNRDGWLDLYVTYSDLLNTPNNQKDKIWLNPGGLQHYVKFSFQGTRSNTNGIGTKIKLYANNTLQVRELHAGESFGIQNSLNLQFGLNQATNIDSIIVFWPSGSINRFYNLNSNAHYLVSENNCLVNFNLTSPTIEIPFCNSIDTFLIANTNLHNIYWNSGLKDSILAVKKEGIYYYKAYDQNTCPVISNPYSFVLNPKQKPKLNIQYSKILCEGEYLELTANPADKLQWSSGEFTSKIQISKPGNYFAIRQGYCELESSDTLNVGIYKIPNTPIIKPDTLYFKREAILQSKDTNLYWYNEPTAIVPAYVGPIYKTDTIRNSRSFWVEQFETHSYPISRGGLTNPQYTAVPYHANFINNQMLFNVYKPIEFDSVTLFTDDPGERIIQVFDNFGKLIGQKSVDLIKGKNQVYLGFHLEPSNALYTLTTDVDKNILSLGVKSPKLYRSDIGFIYPFFIEDKVRILSSDKGDSYYYYFYDWIIRDADAICVSERVEVPVVLIPSSTQDEKNDIKLVNYNNGRAFMIQSPLADDFNIELLSIEGKVIQKFQKIKKQVIFEFSVDLPGLYLISIKSEDHSNKFNYKWYFRN; encoded by the coding sequence TTGAACTGTCAAGATCACTGGAATGAATTAGCCGTAGGTCGAGATTTTTTTAGTGGAATTCCAGTTTCATGTGCCGATGTTAATGGAGATGCAATAGATGATTTGTTAATCCTCGATCAAGGGAAAAAACTTTGGCTTGGACTTAATAATGGATTTGGATATTTTTTATGGGAGGCCTTACCATATCATGAGCTTTCGCCGGCCTGGTCTGTAAATGTGGCAGACATCGACAGGAATGGATTTAATGACATCCTTATAAGTGGCGAAAACACACGCGGAAATATACTTTACCAATTTCAAAATGGTTTTGTGGCAGAACTATTCGATGCGGGTTTTTTTCTTTCACAAGCCGCTTGCATTTTTGATATTGATCAGGATGGTTGGTTAGATTTTACACTCTGTGATGATAATAGTGCCACTAGAATTTATCGGAATAATCAGCTAGGTAAACTTTACAGAGATACATCAATACTAAATTTAAACCTTCCGGATTTGTCAAAGACAGGAGGAAATTATGGCTGTATATGGTCAGATTTTGATTGGGATGGCGATCCCGACTTATATATTTCAAAATGCAGACCTGGAGTTACGGATCCAACAGATTTGCGTAGGGTAAATTTATTTTATTTAAAAGATTCAACACAATGGATTGAAAAGGCAAAAGATCTGGGATTAAATATCGGAGATCAAAGTTGGATATCCGTTTTTGAAGATTTTGATAATGATGGAGCATTGGATGTTTTTGTGCTTAACCATTATACGCCTTCCAGATTATTTAAACAAAAATCAGATCATACATTCGAAGATATAACAAACGCATCAGGTTTGAATTCAAATGCAATTTCAATACAAGCAATGGCCATGGATTTTGATAATGATGGAGATATAGATATTTTGTTGGTTGGTACAGCGGTAGAACTTTGGGTGAATGAAGGGAATATGAAATTTGTAAAATCACCGCTTACAATTGGCGATAAGCCTTTTACTAGCTGTGCTTCCGGTGATTATAATAGGGATGGTTGGTTGGATCTGTATGTTACCTATTCAGATTTATTAAATACCCCCAATAATCAAAAAGATAAAATCTGGCTGAATCCTGGGGGACTCCAACACTATGTAAAATTTAGTTTTCAGGGTACCCGTTCAAACACCAATGGCATTGGAACAAAAATAAAATTGTATGCTAATAATACACTTCAAGTCCGAGAATTACATGCTGGAGAATCTTTTGGAATACAAAACAGTTTGAATCTTCAATTTGGCTTAAACCAAGCTACAAACATAGATAGCATTATCGTGTTTTGGCCATCTGGCAGCATAAATCGATTTTATAATTTGAATTCTAATGCACATTATTTGGTATCTGAAAATAATTGTTTGGTTAATTTTAATCTTACATCACCAACTATAGAAATTCCATTTTGCAATTCCATTGACACCTTCTTAATTGCAAATACAAATCTCCATAATATTTATTGGAATTCAGGTTTAAAGGATTCCATTTTGGCGGTAAAAAAAGAAGGCATTTATTATTACAAAGCTTACGATCAGAATACTTGTCCGGTTATTTCCAATCCGTATTCTTTCGTATTGAACCCAAAGCAAAAGCCTAAGCTAAATATCCAATATTCAAAAATTCTCTGTGAGGGAGAATACCTTGAATTAACAGCAAATCCGGCTGACAAATTACAATGGTCTTCTGGAGAATTTACTTCGAAAATTCAAATATCAAAGCCAGGAAATTATTTTGCAATCCGACAAGGTTATTGTGAATTAGAATCTTCGGATACTTTGAATGTGGGTATTTATAAAATTCCGAATACACCCATCATTAAGCCGGATACTTTATATTTTAAAAGAGAGGCCATTTTACAATCTAAGGATACTAATCTTTATTGGTATAATGAACCAACAGCAATCGTTCCAGCATATGTTGGTCCTATTTATAAAACAGATACAATCCGAAACTCAAGATCATTTTGGGTAGAACAATTTGAAACACACTCTTATCCAATTTCACGAGGAGGTCTAACAAATCCACAATATACTGCTGTTCCTTATCATGCAAATTTTATTAATAATCAAATGCTTTTTAATGTCTATAAGCCAATTGAATTTGATTCTGTAACCCTATTTACCGATGATCCTGGTGAACGCATTATTCAAGTATTCGACAATTTTGGCAAGTTAATTGGTCAAAAGTCTGTAGATCTTATAAAAGGCAAAAATCAAGTGTATTTGGGTTTTCATTTGGAACCTAGCAATGCATTATATACACTGACTACAGATGTTGATAAGAATATTTTAAGCCTTGGCGTGAAAAGTCCAAAATTATACCGAAGTGATATTGGTTTTATTTATCCTTTCTTTATTGAAGATAAAGTCCGGATTCTGAGTTCTGATAAAGGGGATAGTTATTACTACTATTTTTATGATTGGATTATACGGGATGCAGATGCAATTTGTGTAAGCGAACGTGTTGAAGTGCCTGTGGTATTAATCCCATCAAGTACTCAAGATGAAAAAAATGACATCAAATTGGTGAATTATAATAATGGAAGAGCATTTATGATACAATCACCGCTTGCAGATGATTTCAATATTGAACTTTTAAGTATAGAGGGTAAAGTAATTCAGAAATTTCAAAAAATTAAAAAACAAGTGATCTTTGAATTTTCTGTTGATTTACCGGGATTATATTTGATTTCGATCAAGTCGGAAGACCATTCCAATAAATTTAATTATAAATGGTATTTTAGGAATTAG